The nucleotide sequence GCGCGCTGCTGTTCTCGGCCGCGCTCTCGCGCCGCGCCTGGACCGGCGTGGGCGCCTGCGCGATCGGCGTGGGCCTGCTGCTGTGGCACGAGCTCACCGACCTCGCGGGGCGGCCCGGCTATGTCGCGCTCGCACTGGTGGCGGCCGCCACCTGGGCGCTGGGCACGCAGCTGCTGCGCCACACGCGCATCGGGCTGCCGACGCTCACGCTCTCGTTCTGGATGACGGCGCTCACCGCGGTGGTGATGACGGTGCTGTCGGCGCTGTTCGAGCGCGACCAGTGGCGCTGGCCCGGCAGCGTGACCTGGGGCGCGATCCTCTACAACGCGGTGCTGATCTTCGGCTTCGCGCACGCGGCGTGGTTCTATCTCGCGCGCGGGCTGCCGCCCGTGGCCTCCACGCTCAGCGTGATGTTCATCCCGGTGCTCGGCGTGTTCAGCGGCGCGGTGTGGCTCGGCGAGGCGGTGCACTGGCAGGACTGGGTGGCGGTGGCGCTGATGATGGTGGCGATCGCCTCGGTGCTGTGGCCCTCGCGCGCCGCGCGCACCTGAGCCGCCGCCGCGCGCGCATGACCCGCGAGGTCATGGACCCGGTGCAGTCGATGCGGGACAGTACGTCCAGGCATCAACCACTGGAGAAAGCACCATGAACGGCTTCAACATCCTCCCCCTCGCGGTCGCCCTGCTGATCGGCATCGCGGCACTGGGCTCGTGCATCGGCATCGCGCTGGTGGGGCAGAAGTTCCTCGAAGGCACGACGCGCCAGCCCGAGATGGTCGACACGCTGCAGACCAAGTTCTTCCTGGTCGCGGGCGTGACCGACGGGGCCTTCATCATCGCCACCGGCATCGGCCTGTGGTTCGCGACCGCCAGCCCCTTCGGCTGATCGGCGCGAAAGAAGCGGCGCACCACGCGGGCGCCGCGCCCTCTTCGAGGGCATCGCAGGCGGCATCGGCCCGGGTCGATGCCGCTTCTTTTTTTGGGGACATCGGGGCCGCGCACGTGCCGGCCACTGGCACCATTCGTGCTAGCACCGTTGACACCGAATTGTTTATGGCTAAAGTATTTAGCTATCAACGGTTCGATGCCGTTTCACCCCCATCCCTGCCGGAGAATCCGATGAGCCAACCGTCCCCGAAATCGTCCGCGCTGCCGCGCACCCTGCTTTCGCTGCTGCTGTGCGGCGCCGCGGCCTCGGCCCTGGCGGCGCCGGTCAAGGTCGGCCTGGCGCTCGACATCTCGGGCCCGTTCGCGGCGCTGGGCGCCGAGGCGCGCGACGGCTTCGCGCTCGGCATCAAGCAGCTGGGCGGCAAGCTCGGCGGGCAGGAGGTGGAGTTCGTGCAGGCCGACATGGCCGGCAGCCCCGACCAGGCCAAGCAGCTGGTCGACCGCATGATCCAGCGCGACAAGATCGACATCTTCAGCGGCCCGATCGGCTCCAACGTGGCGCTGGCCGTCGGCCCGACGCTGTTCAACGCCAAGGTTCCCTACCTCTCGGCCAACGCCGGCCCGAGCCAGTTCGCGGGCGCGCAGTGCAATGCCTACTTCTTCGGCACCGCCTACCAGAACGACCAGTTCCACGAGGCCGCCGGCAAGTTCGCGCAGGACCGCGCCTTCAAGAAGATCGTGCTGATCGCGCCCAACTATCCCGCGGGCAAGGACGCGCTCGGCGGCTTCAAGCGCCAGTTCAAGGGCCAGGTGGCCGACGAGCTCTACACCAAGCTCGGCCAGATCGACTACGCGGCCGAACTCGCGCAGCTGCGCGCCTCCAAGCCCGACTCGATCTACTTCTTCCTGCCCGGCGCGATGGGCATCAACTTCATCAAGCAGTTCGTGGGCGCGGGCCTGTCGAAGGACATCACGCTGGTCACCAGCGGCTTCTCGGCCGACGAGGACGTGATCGGCGCCGTGGGCGAGCCGATGCTGGGCCTGTTCAACACCTCGCACTGGGCACACGACCTCGACAACGCCGCCAACAAGGCCTTCGTGGCCGCGTTCCGCAAGGAGTACAACGGCCGCTACCCGTCGGTCTACGCCGCGCAGGCCTACGACGCCATCCTCGCGATGGACGCCGCCGTGAAGCAGGCCGGCGGCAACGCACAGAACCGCGAGGCCGTGATCGCGGCGCTCAAGAAGGCCAACTACGCCTCGACGCGCGGCACCTTCAAGTACGCCAACAACCACTACCCCATCGAGAACTTCTACCTGCGCGTGATCGGCAAGGACGCGCAGGGCAAGGTCACGAACAAGCTGATCAACACGGTGCTGACGAACTACGGCGACAGCTACGCCGACAAGTGCCCGATGAAGTAAGCGGCGCCCGCGCCATTCGGATTCCCGAACTTCCGGACGCAGAGGACGCGAAGAATCCGCGAAGGACGCGAAAGAGACAGCGGAAAACTTTCGAGGTTTTCTTTTGCGTCCTTCGCGAAACCTTCGCGCCCTTCGCGTATGGCTGCCCGCATTCCACTCTCATCCAATGACCCCCATCCTCGTTCTCGAGCAGCTGCTCAACGGCCTCGGCTACGGCCTGATGCTGTTCCTGCTGGCCGCGGGCCTCACGCTGGTGTTCGGCATCATGGACGTGCTGAACCTCGCGCACGGTTCGCTGTTCATGGCCGGCGCCTATGTCGCGGCCGAGGCGCACACGCGCACCGGCTCGTTCGCCGCGGCGATCCTTATCGCGGTGGCGGTCACCGTGGTGGTGGCGCTGCTGCTCGAGGTGCTGCTGATGCGCCGCCTCTACACGCGCGACCACCTCGCGCAGGTGCTCGCGACCTTCGGCGTGATCCTGGTGGCCGACGACCTGGTCAAGATGATCTGGGGCCCGTCGCCGGTGATGGCGCCGACGCCCGCCGCGCTCTCGGGCCCGGTCGAGCTGATGGACGGCCTGCCCTATCCCTCGTACCGGCTGGTGATCCTGGTCGGCGGCATGCTGGTCGCGCTGGCGCTCTACCTGCTGGTGAACCACACGCGCATCGGCATGCGGGTGCGCGCGGGCGCTTCCGACCGGCCGATGGCCGAACTGATGGGCGTGCGCGTGGGCCGCATCTTCAACGGCGTGTTCCTGCTCGGCGCGGCACTCGCCGCGCTGGCCGGCGCGCTGATGGGCCCGATCGTCGCGGTGCAGGTCGGCATGGGCGAACAGATCCTGATCCCGGCGCTGGTGGTGCTGGTGATCGGCGGCATCGGCTCGGTGCGCGGCGCCTTCGTGGCCGCGCTGCTGGTGGGCATCGTCGACACCATCGGCCGCGCCTTCGTGCCCATGCTGCTGCGCGCCACGCTGCCGCCGGCCACCGCGGCCGACCTCGGTCCGCTGGTGGCCGAAGTCGCGATGTACGCGCTGATGGTGGCGGTCCTTCTCTTCAGGCCATCGGGCCTCTTCTCGGCACGCGCATGAAAACCCGTCACATCGGCCTCGGGCTGCTCCTGCTGCTGCT is from Variovorax paradoxus and encodes:
- a CDS encoding branched-chain amino acid ABC transporter permease, coding for MTPILVLEQLLNGLGYGLMLFLLAAGLTLVFGIMDVLNLAHGSLFMAGAYVAAEAHTRTGSFAAAILIAVAVTVVVALLLEVLLMRRLYTRDHLAQVLATFGVILVADDLVKMIWGPSPVMAPTPAALSGPVELMDGLPYPSYRLVILVGGMLVALALYLLVNHTRIGMRVRAGASDRPMAELMGVRVGRIFNGVFLLGAALAALAGALMGPIVAVQVGMGEQILIPALVVLVIGGIGSVRGAFVAALLVGIVDTIGRAFVPMLLRATLPPATAADLGPLVAEVAMYALMVAVLLFRPSGLFSARA
- the atpE gene encoding F0F1 ATP synthase subunit C yields the protein MNGFNILPLAVALLIGIAALGSCIGIALVGQKFLEGTTRQPEMVDTLQTKFFLVAGVTDGAFIIATGIGLWFATASPFG
- a CDS encoding ABC transporter substrate-binding protein; the encoded protein is MSQPSPKSSALPRTLLSLLLCGAAASALAAPVKVGLALDISGPFAALGAEARDGFALGIKQLGGKLGGQEVEFVQADMAGSPDQAKQLVDRMIQRDKIDIFSGPIGSNVALAVGPTLFNAKVPYLSANAGPSQFAGAQCNAYFFGTAYQNDQFHEAAGKFAQDRAFKKIVLIAPNYPAGKDALGGFKRQFKGQVADELYTKLGQIDYAAELAQLRASKPDSIYFFLPGAMGINFIKQFVGAGLSKDITLVTSGFSADEDVIGAVGEPMLGLFNTSHWAHDLDNAANKAFVAAFRKEYNGRYPSVYAAQAYDAILAMDAAVKQAGGNAQNREAVIAALKKANYASTRGTFKYANNHYPIENFYLRVIGKDAQGKVTNKLINTVLTNYGDSYADKCPMK
- a CDS encoding DMT family transporter; the encoded protein is MPSFTPRQFVILVLLTLAWGLNWPVMKLGVADYPPLAFRAISIWLGLPVLGLALAWMKVPFRVPRAAWPELLWLGATNMFVWHACIILAVKALSGGRAAILGYTMPVFSAVIGALLFSAALSRRAWTGVGACAIGVGLLLWHELTDLAGRPGYVALALVAAATWALGTQLLRHTRIGLPTLTLSFWMTALTAVVMTVLSALFERDQWRWPGSVTWGAILYNAVLIFGFAHAAWFYLARGLPPVASTLSVMFIPVLGVFSGAVWLGEAVHWQDWVAVALMMVAIASVLWPSRAART